One segment of Treponema vincentii F0403 DNA contains the following:
- the fliM gene encoding flagellar motor switch protein FliM, with protein MTEVLSQDEIDQLLTAISSGDTEAEEFRPVNDTRKIKIYDFKRPDKFSKEQMRTVSIMHETFARLTTTALSAQLRSMAHVHVASVDQLTYEEFIRSIPTPTTLAVINMDPLKGNAVLEIDPSVTFSIIDRLFGGTGQGTMVQRELTDIEASVMEGVIVRILANMREAWTQVIDLRPRLGQIETNPQFAQIVPPSEMVVLVTLETKVGEEEGMMNFCIPYITIEPIISKLSSQFWFSSVRRSSTTQYMGVLKEKLSTVDMDVVAEVGSLRLPVRDVLNLRAGDVVRLTDTRVGHPFTLSVGSRKKFWCQPGVVGNKVAVQILEKIEDINQDEFEELSADQEELYE; from the coding sequence ATGACTGAAGTATTATCGCAGGACGAAATAGACCAGCTTCTCACTGCAATCAGCTCAGGGGATACCGAAGCGGAAGAATTTAGACCGGTTAATGATACGCGTAAAATCAAAATTTACGATTTTAAGCGGCCGGATAAATTCTCTAAGGAGCAAATGCGTACCGTTTCAATTATGCACGAAACCTTTGCGCGTTTGACTACCACCGCTCTTTCTGCTCAGCTGCGGAGTATGGCGCACGTACACGTTGCCTCTGTCGATCAGCTGACGTATGAAGAGTTTATCCGTTCAATCCCTACGCCGACTACGCTGGCTGTAATTAACATGGATCCGCTGAAAGGGAATGCCGTTTTAGAAATAGACCCTTCCGTTACCTTCTCTATAATAGACCGTCTTTTCGGCGGTACGGGGCAGGGTACGATGGTACAGCGGGAATTAACCGATATAGAAGCCTCCGTTATGGAAGGGGTTATCGTGCGTATCTTAGCAAATATGCGCGAAGCATGGACGCAGGTTATTGACTTACGCCCCCGTTTAGGGCAGATCGAAACGAATCCGCAATTTGCGCAGATTGTACCTCCTTCAGAAATGGTCGTTTTGGTTACGCTGGAAACAAAGGTCGGCGAAGAAGAAGGGATGATGAACTTCTGTATTCCCTATATCACGATAGAGCCGATTATTTCCAAGCTGTCCAGTCAGTTCTGGTTCTCGTCCGTACGCAGAAGTTCGACGACTCAGTACATGGGCGTATTAAAAGAAAAACTTTCTACGGTAGATATGGACGTTGTTGCCGAAGTAGGTTCATTAAGATTGCCGGTGCGGGATGTGTTAAATCTCCGTGCAGGCGATGTAGTGAGACTGACCGATACAAGAGTTGGCCATCCGTTTACGCTGAGTGTCGGCAGTAGAAAGAAGTTTTGGTGTCAGCCCGGCGTTGTGGGAAATAAGGTAGCCGTACAGATATTGGAAAAGATTGAAGATATCAATCAAGATGAATTTGAAGAGTTAAGTGCTGATCAGGAGGAATTATATGAGTGA
- a CDS encoding flagellar basal body-associated FliL family protein: MADEHTNLTDEHGMDENIGVDNPVKAKKAGLIPTLLKYIALALAALIFIVTVVVITVNLMSKRGQSQSEYPIAEEYRDSREMLQYYSAIGAVKALTSDVVPATVVANVELGYPQNDKTTSQELTARLVELKDFLRSYFQNKTVAELRQEEKIKIEIRNEINDNILSKSKIKAVAFTQYDIIEQ; this comes from the coding sequence ATGGCTGACGAGCATACAAATTTGACTGATGAACACGGAATGGATGAAAACATCGGTGTCGATAATCCGGTAAAAGCTAAAAAAGCGGGGCTTATTCCGACGCTTCTGAAATACATTGCCCTTGCGCTCGCTGCTTTAATTTTTATTGTAACGGTTGTCGTTATTACGGTTAATCTGATGTCAAAAAGAGGGCAGTCGCAGTCCGAATATCCTATTGCGGAAGAATACCGCGATTCGCGTGAAATGCTGCAATACTATTCTGCAATCGGGGCAGTAAAAGCATTAACCTCCGATGTTGTTCCGGCGACCGTTGTTGCCAACGTTGAACTCGGGTATCCGCAGAACGATAAGACAACATCGCAGGAATTAACGGCACGGTTGGTTGAATTGAAGGATTTTCTCCGTTCATACTTCCAAAATAAGACTGTTGCGGAACTTCGTCAGGAAGAAAAAATCAAGATTGAAATACGCAATGAAATCAATGACAATATACTATCAAAGTCGAAGATAAAAGCGGTTGCTTTTACTCAATATGATATTATAGAACAATAG
- the motB gene encoding flagellar motor protein MotB, translated as MARKKKGANAPGSGWLTTYGDMVTLMLCFFVMLYEPSEVDITRLQALSASISGDPTGGSISLSAGKLADLGNTISSMPAMEKGKLLGTALKKAVSVFAPEIKTNKIAVTSDERGIVISLAADSFFARNSAELNIEESRETLLRIAQFLSDKELAARRFRIEGHTDSSDALSGKWTSNWELSAARAINVLHNLTDFGAQEDKFSIAGYADTRPVYSNETAEGRAYNRRVDIIILDDAHF; from the coding sequence GTGGCACGGAAAAAGAAAGGCGCAAACGCACCCGGCAGCGGATGGCTGACAACGTACGGCGATATGGTTACGCTGATGCTTTGCTTCTTCGTCATGCTGTACGAACCGAGCGAAGTTGACATTACCCGTCTACAGGCTCTATCGGCGTCTATAAGCGGCGACCCGACCGGCGGTTCCATTTCTTTATCGGCCGGTAAACTTGCGGATCTCGGTAATACCATCAGTTCAATGCCGGCAATGGAAAAGGGAAAGTTACTCGGTACCGCTTTAAAAAAAGCCGTATCGGTTTTCGCCCCTGAGATCAAAACAAATAAGATCGCCGTTACCAGCGATGAACGGGGTATTGTAATTTCTCTTGCGGCGGATTCCTTTTTTGCGCGCAACAGTGCGGAATTAAATATTGAAGAAAGCCGCGAGACATTATTGAGGATTGCGCAGTTTTTATCCGATAAAGAATTAGCGGCACGCCGTTTCCGTATTGAAGGGCACACCGATTCAAGCGATGCGCTTTCGGGAAAGTGGACAAGCAACTGGGAACTGTCGGCTGCCCGTGCAATCAATGTGCTGCATAATTTAACGGATTTCGGTGCACAGGAAGATAAGTTTTCGATTGCCGGTTATGCAGATACTCGCCCTGTCTATTCCAATGAGACTGCAGAAGGGCGTGCCTATAATAGGCGGGTTGATATTATTATTTTGGATGATGCACATTTTTAG
- a CDS encoding motility protein A — protein sequence MDIASFIGIFGGIAVVMFGAFMGSSLGGLIDVPSMFITIGGSYMCLFLTYPLSYVIGIFKVMGRVFKVADYKEKEMVQKLVALSEKSRRTGLLALEEEIQDFEDDFLRTGLRNVIDGIDGAAIRVSMENELTQMEERHNKWISLINAWATLAPGFGMLGTVIGLIGMLLNIEDKSSLGPNMAVALVTTFYGSMMANWLLIPIASKLAYQNNLEVRSKEMIIEGILGIQSGDHPRILAQRLLTYLDPKDRKVLEAEVMKE from the coding sequence ATGGATATAGCATCATTTATAGGTATATTCGGCGGTATCGCTGTCGTTATGTTCGGCGCTTTTATGGGAAGCTCGCTCGGCGGACTTATCGACGTTCCTTCGATGTTCATCACGATCGGCGGTTCGTATATGTGTTTGTTCTTAACCTATCCGCTTTCTTACGTTATCGGTATTTTCAAGGTTATGGGCAGGGTGTTCAAAGTTGCCGACTATAAAGAGAAAGAAATGGTACAAAAACTCGTCGCCTTGTCCGAAAAAAGCCGCCGTACCGGTCTTTTGGCTCTGGAAGAAGAAATTCAGGATTTTGAAGATGATTTTCTTCGCACCGGACTGCGCAATGTTATCGACGGTATCGACGGAGCTGCCATCCGTGTGTCGATGGAAAATGAATTGACGCAGATGGAAGAGCGCCATAACAAGTGGATTTCGCTTATAAACGCATGGGCAACCCTTGCTCCCGGTTTCGGAATGTTGGGAACGGTTATCGGTCTTATCGGTATGTTGCTGAACATCGAAGACAAAAGTTCGTTAGGTCCGAATATGGCAGTTGCGCTGGTTACGACATTTTACGGTTCTATGATGGCAAACTGGCTGCTTATTCCTATCGCTTCCAAACTTGCGTACCAGAATAATCTGGAAGTGCGGTCAAAGGAAATGATTATTGAGGGGATACTCGGTATTCAATCGGGCGACCACCCGCGTATCCTTGCACAGCGGCTGCTTACCTATCTTGATCCGAAAGACCGTAAAGTTTTGGAAGCTGAGGTTATGAAGGAGTAA
- a CDS encoding flagellar FlbD family protein: MVKVTRLNGTQYWINPHQIETIDCNPDVTLHMLSGKSFVIKETPEALIDAIVAYRRCIGIFKNEM, translated from the coding sequence ATGGTAAAGGTTACGCGGCTTAACGGCACACAGTATTGGATAAATCCCCATCAGATTGAAACGATAGACTGTAATCCCGATGTAACGTTGCACATGTTGTCGGGCAAAAGTTTTGTGATAAAAGAAACGCCTGAAGCACTGATCGACGCTATTGTCGCGTACCGTAGATGTATCGGTATCTTTAAAAACGAAATGTAA